The Desulfofundulus luciae genome includes a region encoding these proteins:
- a CDS encoding response regulator has protein sequence MGFLSRSKGSILLVEDSTLTRFYSRRLLENNGYEVTEAASGEEALVKIRERLDPFDLVIIDINLPGIDGLTTIEKIKAIPHYRYVPVMIMTVEAKISTVKQAIQVGAIEYLCKPFSSEQLLQRVEKLIGRSEDPREILERMLRLEINRAKRGNSKFSLVLAQRTAAGRFNTASVKRILQKKLREIDEVLMLDDNLLALVLPLTDKEGAATVIKKLQEWVAEKGWRFGLAVYPENGGNGKELFGYAQTAISRS, from the coding sequence GTGGGGTTTTTGAGCCGCAGCAAAGGATCGATACTTCTGGTGGAAGACTCTACGTTAACCAGGTTTTATTCCAGGAGGCTTTTAGAAAATAACGGTTATGAAGTAACAGAGGCGGCCAGCGGGGAAGAAGCCCTGGTCAAAATAAGGGAAAGGCTTGATCCATTTGATCTTGTTATTATAGACATTAACCTGCCCGGTATCGATGGCCTGACCACTATAGAAAAAATAAAAGCTATCCCGCATTACCGTTATGTTCCGGTGATGATTATGACTGTTGAAGCAAAGATATCCACGGTTAAGCAGGCCATCCAGGTTGGCGCCATCGAATACCTTTGCAAGCCCTTCAGTTCCGAACAATTGCTGCAGCGGGTAGAAAAGCTTATTGGACGCAGCGAAGACCCCCGTGAAATTTTAGAAAGGATGCTTAGATTAGAAATTAACCGCGCCAAGAGAGGAAATTCAAAATTCTCCCTGGTACTGGCGCAGAGAACAGCAGCCGGCAGGTTCAACACAGCAAGTGTAAAGAGGATTCTACAGAAAAAGCTGCGTGAAATTGACGAGGTGCTGATGCTTGATGATAACCTCCTGGCGCTGGTACTTCCTTTAACAGATAAGGAAGGAGCAGCCACCGTAATAAAAAAGCTGCAGGAATGGGTGGCTGAAAAAGGGTGGCGCTTTGGCCTGGCGGTTTACCCGGAAAACGGCGGGAACGGCAAAGAATTGTTCGGGTACGCCCAAACCGCGATTTCAAGAAGCTAG
- the ytaF gene encoding sporulation membrane protein YtaF, translating to MELFTIIIFALALNMDAFGTGVAYGVKGIRLPFSSVLIISLMSVTAISLSMIAGNLVAQAIPVSFARRLGGVILILIGLWTMFQALREGNKRVKPPAYEEEPHTVFQIRIRSLAVMVQVLREPHRADLDRSGVISAGEAILLGLGLALDAFGAGFAFSMLGLDLMLTALLVGTGLIITTYAGLLAGRGFGATALGRQFSALPGCILILLGLFKLR from the coding sequence GTGGAATTATTCACCATCATCATTTTTGCTCTCGCCCTGAATATGGACGCCTTCGGCACCGGGGTAGCCTACGGGGTAAAGGGTATCAGGTTGCCCTTCTCTTCCGTACTGATCATCAGCCTCATGTCGGTGACGGCCATCAGCCTTTCCATGATCGCGGGCAACCTGGTGGCCCAGGCGATCCCGGTAAGCTTTGCCCGGCGCCTGGGTGGGGTCATCTTAATACTCATTGGTCTTTGGACAATGTTTCAGGCTCTCAGGGAAGGAAATAAAAGAGTTAAACCCCCTGCATACGAAGAAGAGCCCCATACGGTGTTTCAAATACGGATCCGCTCCCTGGCGGTAATGGTCCAGGTGCTGCGGGAACCCCACCGGGCCGACCTGGACCGCTCGGGCGTAATCTCCGCCGGGGAGGCCATTTTGCTGGGCCTTGGCCTGGCCCTGGACGCCTTCGGAGCCGGCTTTGCCTTTTCCATGCTGGGTTTGGACCTGATGCTTACCGCCCTTTTAGTTGGTACCGGACTTATAATCACTACATATGCGGGGCTGCTGGCCGGCCGGGGGTTTGGTGCCACCGCTCTTGGCCGCCAGTTCTCCGCCCTGCCCGGCTGCATTTTAATCCTGCTGGGGTTATTCAAATTACGGTAA
- the mutM gene encoding DNA-formamidopyrimidine glycosylase, whose protein sequence is MPELPEVETVKRTLQEKLPGLTICRADIYLPKIIQMPSPEEFCRQVVDKTFLDVGRRGKYLLISLSRGLVLVVHLRMTGRLVYTVTDEPRSKHTHLIFHLNNGHQLRFTDMRQFGRFWLVPEKDLQAVGGLKDLGVEPLSREFTIEFLEKELKARRTRLKPLLLDQTFISGLGNIYVDEVLHRAGLHPSRPANTLTTGEAQALFRAIRAVLEEGIAGRGTSVRDYVDGTGRPGTFQEKLRVYGKSGRPCMQCGKPIERLRLGGRSTYFCPGCQK, encoded by the coding sequence ATGCCCGAATTACCGGAGGTAGAAACGGTCAAGCGCACCCTGCAGGAAAAATTGCCTGGCCTCACCATCTGCAGGGCGGACATCTATCTTCCTAAAATCATCCAGATGCCGTCACCGGAGGAATTCTGCCGTCAGGTGGTGGACAAAACATTCCTGGACGTGGGCCGCCGGGGCAAGTACCTTTTAATCTCCCTTTCCCGGGGGCTGGTGCTGGTCGTCCACCTGCGCATGACAGGGCGACTGGTCTACACCGTCACGGATGAGCCCCGGTCCAAACACACCCACCTGATTTTTCACCTGAACAACGGCCACCAGCTGCGCTTTACCGATATGCGCCAGTTCGGCCGCTTCTGGCTTGTGCCGGAAAAGGATCTGCAGGCCGTCGGCGGCCTGAAAGACCTGGGAGTGGAGCCTTTAAGCCGGGAATTTACCATAGAATTTCTGGAGAAGGAATTAAAGGCGCGGCGCACCCGTTTAAAACCCCTTTTGCTGGATCAGACATTCATTTCCGGTCTGGGAAACATTTACGTAGATGAAGTGCTCCACCGAGCGGGTCTGCACCCCTCAAGACCGGCAAACACCCTCACCACCGGGGAAGCACAGGCCCTTTTCCGGGCCATCCGGGCGGTGCTGGAAGAAGGGATTGCCGGCCGGGGTACCAGCGTGAGGGACTATGTGGACGGCACGGGACGGCCCGGTACCTTTCAAGAAAAACTAAGGGTTTACGGCAAAAGCGGCCGGCCTTGCATGCAGTGCGGCAAACCCATCGAACGCCTGCGCCTCGGCGGCCGCAGCACCTACTTCTGCCCCGGATGCCAGAAGTAA
- a CDS encoding ADP-ribosylglycohydrolase family protein translates to MKNTIKGAFYGAAVGDALGGPVELMSADEIREKYGVLKDMVGGGWLNLEPGEYTDDTQMTLAVARGILANPVSPIGEIGRGFIRWYQSRPKDIGNTTLMSFRNFLRTGNWQEASRLTAQALNKLDSNGGLMRTLPVSFGYWHNLSAMAKWSVEIAYMTHYSQEGAACCLFYNLLIYLLGSQRHVNRREAVTRALHLTDQYCNQTGIKPSKFFWYIIRHIQKGAPEVVPRGSALDTLAAALQCFLNTESFEDALITVVNRGDDTDTAGTVTGGLAGIHYGFEAIPHRWLKALKNTEPLDEVIEGFYQLIKSREHNPDPAAPADYSRAWPTCWN, encoded by the coding sequence GTGAAAAACACAATTAAGGGAGCCTTTTACGGTGCCGCAGTGGGGGATGCCCTGGGCGGCCCGGTGGAACTGATGAGTGCCGACGAAATCCGCGAAAAGTACGGCGTCCTGAAGGATATGGTCGGCGGCGGTTGGCTGAATTTAGAACCCGGGGAATATACCGATGATACCCAGATGACCCTGGCGGTAGCCCGGGGCATCCTGGCCAACCCCGTCTCCCCCATTGGAGAAATCGGGCGCGGCTTCATCCGCTGGTACCAGTCCAGGCCCAAGGACATCGGCAACACCACTTTAATGTCCTTCCGTAATTTCCTGCGCACGGGCAACTGGCAGGAAGCCTCCCGCCTTACCGCCCAGGCCCTGAACAAGCTCGACTCCAATGGAGGGCTGATGCGCACCCTGCCGGTGAGCTTCGGTTACTGGCACAACCTTTCGGCCATGGCCAAATGGTCGGTGGAAATAGCTTACATGACCCATTACAGCCAGGAGGGCGCTGCCTGCTGCCTGTTTTACAACCTGCTGATCTACCTGCTGGGGTCCCAACGGCATGTAAACCGGCGGGAAGCAGTAACCCGTGCCCTGCACCTGACGGATCAATACTGCAACCAGACAGGCATTAAGCCGAGCAAATTTTTCTGGTATATTATCCGCCACATCCAGAAGGGTGCGCCGGAGGTTGTCCCCCGGGGCAGCGCCCTGGATACCCTGGCCGCAGCGCTGCAGTGCTTTTTGAATACGGAAAGTTTTGAAGATGCCCTTATTACGGTAGTCAACCGGGGGGATGATACGGATACCGCCGGTACGGTAACCGGCGGCCTGGCCGGAATCCATTACGGCTTTGAGGCCATCCCCCATAGATGGCTGAAGGCGCTCAAGAACACCGAACCACTGGATGAAGTGATAGAAGGGTTTTATCAGCTGATCAAAAGCCGCGAGCATAACCCGGACCCCGCCGCCCCGGCAGATTATTCCCGGGCCTGGCCCACCTGCTGGAACTGA
- the polA gene encoding DNA polymerase I, with amino-acid sequence MQASTFLILDGNSLVHRAFHAIPHLATSLGVATNAVYGFTNMLFKVLKEVKPDLVAVCFDKGRVTFRHDHYEDYKAHRPATPDELRPQFPLIKEVLAAMNIPVLECEGYEADDLIGTLAGRAEQAGISSIIVTGDQDTLQLVSPLTRVFLTRKGISELEEYTEGRVWERFGITPAQFPDYKGLVGDPSDNIPGVPGIGPKTAKALLKEYGSLEEVVSQIDTLPGRHRDKIRQHQEQALLSKRLATIEREVPLEIDLDAFRWPGPDYNQLLALFSRLEFKTLIRAIRQELGQKEEDEGRQPGREVETYRVTFRHLTGREELSRLVELCRRAGRVAIALSGSRQDGIGAAALALKTPQDNPKAPYLSIFYLDPGDPSTGPAALDALAGIVRDPEIEKFLHDGKSALWLLQKHGLALNNMAFDTMVAAYLLNPASANQELADLALEHLKVVLPTRGEEALAARADVIWRLSELLAEKLRLAEMERLYYEVELPLVAVLADMEMTGVAVDGQYLEEMSGELEIKIATLAEKIYRLAGEQFNINSTRQLGYILFEKLELPVIKKTKTSYSTDASVLEELANAHPIIPLLLEYRQLVKLKSTYVDGLAALINPETGRLHTTFHQTVTATGRLSSSDPNLQNIPIRMEEGRKIRRVFIPRREGNLILTADYSQIELRILAHMSGDPNLLEAFRQGQDIHARTAAEVFGVAITEVTADMRGRAKAVNFGIVYGISDYGLARDINVSRQEARLYIENYFARYAGVKAFIERTIQQAREKGYVTTLLNRRRYLPDLFSANRNVRMFGERTAINTPIQGSAADIIKLAMVRIHRELKERGLATRMILQVHDELIFDMPAGELPEVSELVRRHMENALVLDVPLVVDMKLGPNWYEVKKI; translated from the coding sequence TTGCAGGCAAGCACGTTTCTAATCCTGGACGGCAACAGCCTGGTTCACCGGGCTTTTCATGCCATACCCCACCTGGCAACCAGTCTAGGGGTAGCAACCAATGCCGTCTACGGTTTTACCAATATGCTTTTTAAAGTCCTCAAAGAAGTCAAACCTGACCTGGTAGCCGTTTGCTTTGATAAGGGGAGGGTTACCTTCCGCCACGATCATTATGAGGACTACAAGGCCCACCGTCCTGCTACCCCCGATGAATTGCGCCCCCAGTTTCCCCTGATCAAAGAAGTTTTAGCGGCCATGAACATCCCCGTGCTGGAATGTGAGGGATACGAGGCTGATGATCTAATCGGTACGCTGGCCGGCCGGGCGGAGCAGGCGGGAATTTCCAGCATTATCGTTACCGGTGACCAGGATACCCTGCAGCTGGTTTCACCCCTGACCAGGGTGTTCCTCACCCGCAAGGGAATCAGTGAACTGGAGGAATACACTGAAGGCCGGGTGTGGGAACGTTTTGGTATTACCCCGGCACAGTTTCCCGATTATAAGGGACTGGTTGGAGATCCTTCCGACAATATTCCCGGGGTACCGGGAATTGGTCCCAAAACGGCTAAAGCCTTACTTAAGGAATACGGCAGCCTGGAAGAAGTGGTGTCCCAAATCGACACCCTGCCCGGCCGCCACCGGGACAAAATACGCCAGCACCAGGAGCAGGCCTTGCTCTCCAAACGACTGGCCACCATTGAGCGGGAGGTACCCCTGGAGATTGACCTGGACGCCTTTCGCTGGCCGGGGCCGGATTACAATCAGTTGCTGGCCCTTTTCAGCAGGCTGGAATTTAAAACCTTAATCCGGGCCATCAGGCAGGAGCTGGGACAAAAGGAAGAGGATGAGGGAAGGCAACCTGGCCGGGAGGTGGAAACCTACCGGGTAACCTTCCGGCACCTCACCGGCCGGGAAGAGTTGTCCCGTTTGGTGGAACTGTGCCGGCGCGCAGGCCGGGTAGCCATAGCTCTGAGTGGGAGCCGCCAGGACGGCATAGGGGCGGCTGCCCTGGCCTTAAAAACTCCCCAGGACAATCCCAAAGCACCTTATCTCTCAATTTTTTATCTGGACCCGGGGGACCCTAGCACCGGCCCGGCAGCCCTGGACGCCCTGGCCGGAATTGTCCGCGACCCCGAAATAGAAAAATTCCTCCATGACGGCAAGAGCGCCCTCTGGCTTTTACAAAAGCACGGCCTCGCCCTGAACAACATGGCCTTTGATACCATGGTGGCGGCTTACCTGCTCAATCCCGCCTCGGCCAACCAGGAACTGGCGGACCTGGCCCTGGAACATTTAAAAGTTGTCCTGCCCACCCGGGGCGAGGAAGCCCTGGCGGCCCGGGCCGACGTCATCTGGCGCCTGTCGGAACTGCTAGCCGAAAAGTTGCGCCTGGCGGAAATGGAAAGGCTGTATTACGAAGTGGAGCTGCCCCTGGTAGCCGTCCTGGCCGACATGGAAATGACCGGGGTAGCCGTGGATGGACAATACCTGGAGGAAATGTCCGGGGAACTGGAGATAAAGATCGCCACTTTAGCGGAAAAGATTTACCGTCTGGCCGGGGAACAGTTCAACATCAACTCCACCCGCCAACTGGGCTACATCCTTTTTGAAAAGCTGGAATTGCCCGTGATCAAAAAAACCAAAACGAGCTATTCCACCGATGCCTCCGTGCTGGAGGAACTGGCCAACGCCCATCCCATTATTCCTTTATTGCTGGAATACCGCCAGCTGGTGAAATTAAAATCCACCTACGTCGACGGTCTGGCCGCCCTGATCAATCCCGAAACGGGCCGGCTGCACACCACCTTCCACCAGACGGTAACGGCTACCGGACGGCTTTCCAGCTCCGACCCCAACTTGCAAAACATCCCCATCCGCATGGAGGAAGGACGCAAAATCAGGAGGGTTTTCATCCCCCGCCGGGAGGGAAACCTGATCCTCACCGCCGACTACTCCCAGATCGAGCTGCGGATTCTGGCCCACATGTCCGGGGATCCCAACCTGCTGGAAGCCTTCCGCCAGGGCCAGGACATCCACGCCCGGACGGCCGCCGAGGTTTTCGGCGTGGCCATCACCGAAGTAACGGCCGACATGCGGGGCCGGGCAAAGGCAGTTAATTTTGGGATTGTCTACGGCATCAGTGATTATGGCCTGGCCCGGGACATCAATGTCTCCCGCCAGGAGGCCCGGCTATACATCGAAAACTACTTTGCCCGTTACGCGGGAGTAAAGGCCTTTATAGAGCGGACCATCCAGCAGGCCCGGGAGAAAGGTTACGTAACCACCCTTTTAAACCGGCGCCGCTACCTGCCGGATCTCTTTAGCGCCAACCGCAACGTGCGCATGTTTGGCGAGCGTACCGCCATCAATACACCCATTCAGGGCAGCGCTGCCGACATCATCAAGCTGGCCATGGTGCGCATTCACCGGGAATTAAAGGAGCGGGGACTGGCCACCAGGATGATCCTTCAGGTGCACGACGAATTGATTTTCGACATGCCCGCCGGGGAGCTGCCGGAGGTTTCCGAACTGGTCCGCCGGCACATGGAAAACGCCCTGGTGCTGGATGTCCCGCTGGTGGTAGACATGAAGCTGGGGCCAAACTGGTACGAGGTGAAGAAAATTTAG
- a CDS encoding lytic transglycosylase domain-containing protein, whose product MSLHLKRSKGFKVRLFFFILSLLAILNIDHLGRLIYPFPYRETVMEYAAGRGLDPYLVAAVIKTESNFNPRATSRRGARGLMQVMPETGTWAAKKMGLSCYHPDLLYDPEFNIRIGTWYLADLYRTFNRDTILVLAAYNGGQGNVQKWLEQQHWTGEKSKLDQIPFAETREFVRKVLWNYQVYRYLYGR is encoded by the coding sequence TTGTCTTTACACCTGAAGAGGAGTAAAGGCTTCAAGGTACGGTTGTTTTTCTTCATCTTATCGTTGCTGGCCATCCTGAACATCGATCACCTGGGCCGGCTCATCTACCCCTTCCCTTACCGGGAAACGGTAATGGAGTATGCCGCCGGCCGCGGGCTGGATCCTTACCTGGTAGCGGCGGTGATTAAAACCGAGAGCAACTTTAATCCCCGGGCCACATCCCGCCGGGGCGCCCGGGGGTTGATGCAGGTAATGCCGGAAACGGGAACCTGGGCGGCTAAAAAAATGGGCCTGTCCTGCTACCACCCGGACCTGCTGTATGATCCGGAATTCAATATCCGCATTGGCACCTGGTATTTAGCCGACCTGTACCGGACTTTTAACCGGGACACCATCCTGGTTCTGGCTGCCTATAACGGCGGGCAGGGAAACGTGCAAAAATGGCTGGAACAGCAGCACTGGACAGGTGAAAAAAGCAAACTGGACCAGATCCCTTTTGCCGAAACCAGGGAGTTTGTCCGTAAAGTGCTCTGGAACTACCAGGTTTACCGTTATCTTTACGGGAGGTGA